The sequence below is a genomic window from Kwoniella dendrophila CBS 6074 chromosome 10, complete sequence.
AGATCAGCAATGATTAAATCAATGATGGAAGGTATGTCCATGGACTTCTTTTCACTTTTCTACTCATTCATTGTCAGTTTTATCTGCTCTTCTACTTCTGGTcctcaaattcaaaatatgaCTTTCTCAGTTGAATAAAGGAGGAAGACGTTATTGCAGCTGTCGAATAATCTTCCTTTGCTAATTTTATTCAaattttcctttcttcttcaacgcACAGATCTTGGTGATCAAGAAGGACAAGCTATTCCTTTACCCAAcgtatcatcatcagtaCTCACCAAAATACTCGAATACTGTGATCATCACAAATCTGAACCTCTCCCTGCTCCAGATGCAAACGATGCAGAtgattcaagaagaaaaaccaGTGAAATTGGTGAATGGGATGCTAGATGGATGTTAGTCTTTCGTTCCGTTACGTTCCTTTCATCAACTATCGTTATGATAAGCTGACgagatgaaatgatcattGAAAATAATCAGTCAAGTTGACCAAGAAATGCTCTTCGAGATCATCCTCGCTGCCAATTATCTCGATATCAAACCTCTTCTGTAAGTTGGCATCACTGAGGAACTCGTGTATCTGCTCAACATGATCTCACTGTCGACTGACATATATTCTTGCCCTTTTATAGCGATGTCGGATGCAAAACCGTTGCTAATATGATCAAAGGTAAAACTCctgaagaaattagaaaacTCTTCAACATTACTAACGAGTGAGTTCATGCACATCTATCTTCGTTGATAATTGATATACGTGTTAACATCGACCTTGCTATAGCTTCACTCccgaggaagaagaacaaatcCGAAAAGAAAACGAATGGGCAGAAGAGTAAGTCTTGGCATCATTTTCATAGTGCGAAAATAACGttgtttttacctttcttagcCGATAAATTGGTCTATCAGCTTATGATAATATTCAGACTTCTTTTTTTATGTAACATATccattttatctttttaaCATTTTATCGAGCCCAACAGAGGAGAGAAAGGGGTGTTGACGAGGTACATGATCCTTTTTATCCTTATTTTTATGAACCATTCTTCCCATATGAAAGACATGTAGATATTCGAAACATGAACGGCGGCTCAAGAACTGAACATTGTAAAGTGATAGTGATAGACAGTTAGTCCAGACACTTGATATGTACTAACTACACAAAAGTGCAAgcttttcagcttttgagTCGGAGAAAGCATTTCGGTTTAAAGGGTTGAGCTGTGTAATAAGGCTGTAGGAGAATAAATGGGCAGCAAAGTGGGAGCAAGGAGGAAGATGAGAGGAAATTGTCGAGATTAACGTTATTTCCCAGTCGGTTGAAAGCTTCGGAACCTTAGCCGAGATTTACCATTCAAGTAAGATTATTAAATCTCCAGTACTCCAGTTTATGCGCCGTGATACTCGAGTACCAGATTTTATGTTATTTGTTTGTCACTCTCGTACGTATGCATGGACTTATGGGATCTATGGGACAAAAGCAgatgattatcattcttGTTTGTAAcatgttgttgttatcgttGTGAATCGATTACTATCCTAGAACATCAATTTTaatgttcttcttctgaatacCGATATAAGcgaatcaaagaaatcaaacaTACCATCTATCATGGATTATAGTGGTCATTTCGATTATGGTCTTGGATCAAGTTCTGATCAAGCAGGACCATCAACTCCACCTGCTTCGgggtaagtttttttttttattgATGCTACATAAATTTCTGATCATAATCTTCACTGTCAATCCTCACCTATACACAAAATCtcattgattttcaatttttggTCATTTTTAACAGTAGTCAAtcaaaaagacaaagaagagaatcatCAAGTgagcttcatcaaaatgatccttcttcaacagtaaataataataacaatactACTagtacaaatacaaatagAGTCCAATTAGCATGTTTTTATTGTAGATcaaaaagaataaaatgTAATGGTATAAAACCAAAATGTGATGGATGTTTAAAAGCAAATGCATTATGTGAATGGCCAAAATCAAGAGCTAAAAAAAGAACTAAAAAACAAATGgaagaagctagattaaAAGAACAATCTttaggaggaggaggaggagtTGGAGTTGGAGTTGATATGTTGACAGGTGGATTAGACATGAATATGAGtataaatataaatgatggttttataaataataataacaatggcgatcaagtgagtttccGAATCGAATGAACATCTTGAAAACTGCAATCCAAGTATTTCATGGAACATGGaaaaaaagaggtaaaaaacATGCTTATTTGATACCTTTGTTTCCATAGATACCAAATACATCAACGGATTCGACATTTTCTATGAATCCCTTGGATACTGATTCCTCCCAAATGTGGAATTTACCAAGCTCATCAAGCTATATGTGGTCAACAgattacaatcaaaatcctttacctatcaccaacaacaatagTGGTGGGCAAGGTAGTTTACCGATGAGCATGATGGATTATTCAACTACCGGTAATTCACAACAGCAAAGGTCTCAGCAGCTTAATCAATCATTATCTCTTTCCAACGTATCAGACATACGAAATgataccaataacaataatataaATCctaattcaacatcttcaacatctaccAACTTATCGAATAATGGAGTCATGTTAGCTCCTCAAACagtattatcatcaaataatgattttttagataataattcaattgCAGGTACAACAATgacagatttaggtttatgtTTACCTACAAATTGGtcaccttcagcagatttAAGATTAGcaaatgctttagaagatcaaatggCTTTTATAAGTGGtaatcctgaagaagataaagatttggAATTGTATTATTATCGATTTGTGAGTTTTTCGTATAATGGCTGAATACAAGTTAGATGACGAATTCCCCACTACCCATAGTCCGGATCAACAGCAATTCATCCAGGAATCAATCGAATTTCATTAAAATTACAAAGACGttcagctacatcacctttagCTGCACCACCGCAACctggtgatgaagaatcaccttcagtGACATCTTCTAGTTATACAGGaccatcaccatcagaaTTATTCGATCAAGATGGTATGCCACATCCTCATGTATGGAAAccattatcagatttattcTTTAAACATTGTTCTCAACATTTTCCATCAGTTAGTAGACAAAGAAtgattgaaagaattgaaacCGGTACAATGTCTggttttttagcttgttgTATTTGTTCTTTAGGTGCTAGATTTTCTGGTggttcattttcaactttgaatTCACCTGacaacgatgatgatgaagatgataaagatcaaaataataatagtaagaaagataaaaacgCATCATCAAGAAATAAAAATAATTTTGATCCAAGTTTAGCAGCATTACCATTTATAGCAAAAGCACAAGAATtaattatacctttattacatTTACCTACACATGATGTTGTTACAGgattattatttttatcttGGGGAAATTATGGACAAAATAGTGAATCTGGATTATGGCAATATAGTGGAATGTCAATTAGAATGGcaattgatttaggtatacaTGAAAATTCTGAATTATATGAATCACAAGGTCATTTAATTAGAACAAGATTATTATTTTGGTCATTATTTATTACAGATAGAATTATTGCTTTTGCAACAGGTAGACCAGTTTcaattcaagaagatataattgaaattcccttaccaaaagatgaagattttttTCCTGATCCTTCAAgaaatcattcatcattttctgtatcacaacaagatgaaaaaattGAACCTATACCATTTGTTCAATTAGTTAAATTAATGATTATTTGTGGTAGAATCTCAAATGttttaaattcttcaaaaagaaataaatcTAAAACTTTAGCTGAATATGATCCGACTTGGAcatcttcagaagaagaagatcaatcaatgaataataataaagaaattcaaaatgaacaagaagatgaaaatgaagatatcaatggtaATAATAGTAGCAGCATGAATAACGAAGAAAGACGTAAATCAGCTACAGctagagaaaaagaaaaacaagataGATCAAAATTAATTTCAGAATTACAAATTAAATTAATTAAatttatatcaaatttacctttatcattaaaatGGTCTGCAGAAAATTTTAAACATCAACATAAACGTGGACATGGAAGTTGTTTTTTAACTTTACATTTATggtcaaattcaattttaactttAATTTATCATCCAGATTTATTAACTAGCAGTCAAAATAGTGGTATTGAAACTCCATTAAATAAATCTTTAGATAAAAATAttaaattatctttagcatcttcaagACAAATTTGTGAATGTATGGTTTTTGCTGATTTGGTTGATTCAACGAGTTATGTGAGTAAATCATGTTTATTTGCTCTAGTTTTGGACTACGTGTGTGTGAATGACTGGCAGGAGCTTACATTATCCGCCTCATTGACAATAGACTTCAGCACCATATTTGACACAACCGTTATTCGTAGCAGCGTGAGTAGGGGTTTCATCGTTCATTTTCCTTTGAATGGCTTTGTTAAGATAAATGGCTTAAATTTCGATTTTTTACTTTTCCTTTTGCAGTATGGCTTTCATTCACGAAATGaaatctttatcaatatcatcatcggATCCTTCGGCACCAAGTTCTAATTCAAGTGCAACAGATATATTAATGTTATCAATGGCTAAACAAAACTTTCAAGCTTTACTAAATGCTACACAAAAAATGGAACATTTCTGGGCTGGTGCTGCTTATGTTGCTCAAATATTGGAAAAACGTAAGTCAAAGTCGTGTCAAACAGTTAATATACATCTCGTCTTACATACTGATGTTTTTCGATAACACAGGATCCGGATTCCCAAGAtcaagtaaaagaagaagtaataAGAAAACTTTtatttctttacctgatacTGGTTTATTAAAAAGGTTTACAACGGGTAAGTCATTTGCGTATAGAAATACGAGAACTTTGACATATGGAGAAGAGATACTAATGAATTTACAACTTTATTTCCTCTAGATCGTCAACATCCATCAAATATCGCTCCCCCTACAGAAACTTCATTAAGAGAATCAATAGCtagaagtgaaagaagtgaatccttttctaattcagtttctGCATTAGCTTCTGATCCAAGTAAGTTTGCTTTCATACATATAAATCGCGTTTCAGTACTAATTATACAATATTCCCTCGAAACTTAGCTCCATTCTGGTTAGCAGATTTGATGTCAGGATATACAGTTCAGAATATGTCTTTTGCTCCGGCAGATACATTAGATCTCGAAAGGTTACTtgcttcaggttcttctATGTCAGGGTTTGATTACAATACAAGTgacaataataacagtatCAATAACAACGAAAGTAATGATGGATTTAGTATATTAAGagggaatggaaatggtagTGGGAATGGTGATACACCTGCAAGTGGTGGTAATATGTAATTGCCTTGTACAATAGTGTACAATATATAGGAGTTCCCATAAATCGATTTCAAAATGTTGTTCAAATTGGTTTTTTAGATATGGGAAGAAATGATTTTTTTGGGTCGGGTCAGAAAATGTGTTATACTTTTAAAATTGTATGAAGAATTGTATAAGTTTAATTAGTTAATTTCGTTAAATCATTGAAGGAATGtaaagattatcaaatgatttaaaatGCATCAGGTagaattatgattatgataaaaatacaaatataaTCTCaaacttttctctttgatccgtcttaaaatcaaattttttGAATCAGACAGAAAGTTCGATTTAACAATTACCACCTGGTACAATTTCATAATCATATCCATCATATTCATGAatatttttaactttttcatttgatgctgatgaaacATCAAATTGATGACCTAACCATTCACCAACTAATTTTTTCGCTAATTCAATACCAATTACTCTTTGACCTAAACATAAAATTTGTgcattatttgatttaattaATCTTTCAACTGAAAATGAATCATGTGCTACTGATGCTCTGATTCCAGGTACTTTATTGGCTGAAATTGCTACACCCATACCTttaaaatcattcaaaaatggACATGATATCAGTTAACTAAGACGGTGATTTAATTCTACATGACATGACTTTTCCTACAATCTCTCATAATGCTGTAGAGCTGAATAGTTGCGATAGAGATACATAACTCACCCGTTCCACAAATCAATAATCCtctatcagcttcaccaCTTATAATTTTTTTAGCTGCATCAACGGCAATATGTGGATAAGcaattttatttattttaccattatcttcatctttatgtACACCAACATCTATAAGATTTTTAActcttttatcattttcaagtATAgattttaattgaattttatAATCATGTCCTGCATCATCACATGCTATCACTATTGTATaaggtggttgaggttgtGTCACTAATGTGAAAATATATCGTCTTTTGTCAGTACCGATTTTTATTCGCTTGAtaattattgaatttactaGTATAATTTACTATAACAATTTGATACTTACTTTTGTTTGtgtggaagatgaaaaggtttctgaatcttctttAAATTTAGTTACTAATACTCCAATAGGTTGCGTTTTTACTAGTTACTAGATTTCAGATTGAGTTAGTCTTGGGATCAGCTTTAGAGTGAGGTGGTCTATTCGTTTACCAAAATTACAGTATTGCTTTTCgaattgatcttgaaacGATAATCAATAAAGACTAGTCATTGATTATTCCAATCCGACTCTTACTCATCCCAAGTATTGATTGACCAAAGACATTATCTTCCCAACTACTACCGACCGAAATCTTCGAGAATAGATTATCCGATACCTCGTGTCTTTCGCATATACCGTTGAAATCACTGAACATCCTGGTGCGGTATGTGCAGTAGTAAGTCGTCCTACAGACAGGATGTACGTATGACGATAATCACAGTAGCTACAAGTGAATGAATTATCGGACcgagaaagatgaagattacAGTAATAACCAATAACACAACCAAATAGATCATATGATTCCTCTGATAGTCAAAATATCATTCCGGTCCACTTTTACACCGGAGGAATAATTACGGAGAGATAAAATACAATGATCGTTCCTTAAGGGACTGGTTGACTGTACATCACTTTAGGCATATAACCCGAGGGAATTGTTACGTGATAAGGGTAAAGTGGTAAAGTGGAGGTGATCCACTAAAAGTCATATGGTCATATGGTCATATGGTCATGTAatgtatggtgtatggtgtattGTACCGTTGTACCGTTGTACCGTTGTACCGTTGTATCAGCATagatacatacatacatacaaacTGTTACAGTACGAGTGATGTACTCGTACATGTCTTGCGGGCCGTATCATCCGAGTAATCAACGTATAGTCAAAACAGTTAATATCGTTGCCCCCCCGTGTATATCGAGCTGTTGACAGCCGGAATAATGAAGGATGGTAGTCATCTTCTCGTCTACCCGtattattgatgaaagaatatCTCACTTAGAGTCCGGCGGTAAGATAAAGTGATTTCAACTTTGTTTTCGaaattatattatatcatcaaccaCTTATTTTGAGCTCATTATCTAGAACTTCATACTTTAAGAGCAAACAGACAATATTCATTACTATAGCTAACCTATCGGTTTTAGCGATATTTTGAAACAAAACTGAAAAAAATGTCAGATAGACACATATTTCCAGATCATACAACTTTGGTATTCAGATCATTAAAAGGTTTAGTAGCATCAAACCCATATTTAAATTTAATACCTTCATTAAAAGTAGTTTACAGAGCAGAtcatgataaatcaaaagtatcaTTAAtttgtggtggtggttcaggtCATGAACCAGGTACAGTTGGACATGttggaaaaggtttattatCTGCAAGTGTAGCAGGTGATGTTTTTGCAAGTCCTTCAGCAAGACAAGTTAACGCTGCTATAAAAGTAACACAAAGTGATAAAGgtgttattttgattataacTAATTGTGAGTTT
It includes:
- a CDS encoding ribose 5-phosphate isomerase: MFSDFNGICERHEVSDNLFSKISVGSSWEDNVFGQSILGMIKTQPIGVLVTKFKEDSETFSSSTQTKRIKIGTDKRRYIFTLVTQPQPPYTIVIACDDAGHDYKIQLKSILENDKRVKNLIDVGVHKDEDNGKINKIAYPHIAVDAAKKIISGEADRGLLICGTGMGVAISANKVPGIRASVAHDSFSVERLIKSNNAQILCLGQRVIGIELAKKLVGEWLGHQFDVSSASNEKVKNIHEYDGYDYEIVPGGNC